Below is a window of Xyrauchen texanus isolate HMW12.3.18 chromosome 1, RBS_HiC_50CHRs, whole genome shotgun sequence DNA.
ctccagaggggttattcctagttataagctcactcatcaaaagcacgttaacttactttgataatatcagctcgtagcttaaaatcgcacattaaagaggctttgttttgtaaCCAACACACATAGGCAATCACGCatataattgagtttaatacaaggaactaggatatatcactacacttaacaaacaaacatttaacatagaacaaacataaaataaacaaagtaaaagcgGTAAGGAAAGTAAAGAGAgggtagcaaacttgttacaacagttaaaccttaagagccattacggaagttacacactttaacgcatttgaatttagatgaaataatacttgcacaatggacctttctgtggctgaacaagactgcgtgtttatTGTGCCCTCGTtagcgtccgtgagatggaggatttctgttgGGTGTTCCCGAGCGTGGGTCAGCTGCAGGGAGTTCAAAAGCATCTTAGGAGGAACGGTTGTTgttgctgagagagagtcctttcaccggAGGGTATCGGATTGCTCTAGAAATgtaaagtgttgagctttgtccgaagacaaataaaagactgagataagcggcaaataaaataaaagacatgtctgactgaaagtaacacaaaagaaaagtaaagaaagctTGAAGAGCTTGAAGAGATACTGAGGGAAGAAGCCAAGAGAGAGATTCAATGCGGAGCCtaacttttaaggcagggaggtcacacctcctctgGGAGGACTGGCCCAATGAGACTCCTCCGTTTTGGTAGCGAGATTGTttctttgtcctgtcaaggctcatttacatgtcatttgcataatttatgaccgggtcaggattttgggtttaatcactcaaaagacagtaaaaacatagcagaatacatttttaacgtaaccatatatttatattcagctagggcaagtggtaaggtttaatttgataccaagaaacgtgcaTTTGGTACATTTAAAAGTGAATATACACTCTtagactctatatatatatcctcagagttttactacacaactaaacagtcttactagtttgatatACAGCAGAAATACCAAAGCCTACGGGgataaaaacatatttccttaaacatAAGCCCTTCTGGGCTTTAAATGTGAGAAACGTGTGTGTCTCTCAACTTTTCACATTCCTTactcatctaaggaggggggtgCGGGGCGAGTCACATGAGTGGGGGTTTTATGACCCttcgcaagaatgtgtgcattgcattcagaatcaatGACTTCATGATTCTCCGTCCATACCCTACACNNNNNNNNNNNNNNNNNNNNNNNNNNNNNNNNNNNNNNNNNNNNNNNNNNNNNNNNNNNNNNNNNNNNNNNNNNNNNNNNNNNNNNNNNNNNNNNNNNNNNNNNNNNNNNNNNNNNNNNNNNNNNNNNNNNNNNNNNNNNNNNNNNNNNNNNNNNNNNNNNNNNNNNNNNNNNNNNNNNNNNNNNNNNNNNNNNNNNNNNNNNNNNNNNNNNNNNNNNNNNNNNNNNNNNNNNNNNNNNNNNNNNNNNNNNNNNNNNNNNNNNNNNNNNNNNNNNNNNNNNNNNNNNNNNNNNNNNNNNNNNNNNNNNNNNNNNNNNNNNNNNNNNNNNNNNNNNNNNNNNNNNNNNNNNNNNNNNNNNNNNNNNNNNNNNNNNNNNNNNNNNNNNNNNNNNNNNNNNNNNNNNNNNNNNNNNNNNNNNNNNNNNNNNNNNNNNNNNNNNNNNNNNNNNNNNNNNNNNNNNNNNNNNNNNNNNNNNNNNNNNNNNNNNNNNNNNNNNNNNCAGTGGACAACCATTACTGAAATGCTTTCTTCCACTGCAATTTCAGAAGCCCTAACATCAAGTGCAACCATTGGATCTTCTTCCACAAAAGCTTTGTCATTTACAACTGGTGAGACAACTGATACATCCACCTCGGAAGCAGAGACAACGACAGCTCTTATTTCAAACGCGAGCCCTGACACAATAGCTAGCACAGCTGAGATAACACAAATAACCACGACAGGGCAGACAAGTGAGAAATTTGAGACAAGTTTAGCAACATTAATGCAAACCACTTATTTTTCTTCCACTGCAACAACTGAAgtcacaacaacaataacaacaactgaATCTAGTACTATTCCATCTTTAACCACTTCTTTGTCATCTTTGGGCACAACAATTGCCACTTCAGAATCAGAGCCAACAGGTTTACCAATCACAGGCCTTCCAGTTGTTTCTTCATCATTTGCCACATCCTCATTTACAGAATCAACATTTTCAAGTGTTGGGCCAACTGAAACATCCACCACTGAAAAGTCAACAACACCTGAGACAAGTTCAACTACATTCACTCAAAATACTTACAGTACCCCCATCTCTAAATCTACAGAGGGGCCTGCATTAGAAACCACAGTTTTGAACACTGAAGGATCAACTCTTACAACTAGTGAGCCAACTGATAAATCCACTTCGGCAAGTGTGGCAATGACAGCCACCATTTCAAGCAAAAACCCAGACACAACAATCAGTACAACTGATAGACCAGTGACCACATCTTTGCAGGAAACAAGTGCAACATCAGAGACAAGTTCTTCACAGTGGACAACCATTACTGAAATGCTTTCTTCCACTGCAATGTCAGAAGCCCTAACATCAAGTGCAACCATTGGATCTTCTTCCACAAAAGCTTTGTCATTTACAACTGGTGAGACAACTGATACATCCACCTCGGACGCAGAGACAACAACAGCTCTTATTTCAAACACGAGCCCTGACACAATAGCTAGCACAGCTGAGATAACACAAATAACCACGACAGGGCAGACAAGTGAGAAATTTGAGACAAGTTTAGCAACATTAATGCAAACCACTTATCTTTCTTCCACTGCAACAACTGAAgtcacaacaacaataacaacaactgaATCTAGTACTATTCCATCTTTAACCACTTCTTTGTCATCTTTGGGCACAACAATTGCCACTTCAGAATCAGAGCCAACAGGTTTACCAATCACAGGCCTTCCAGTTGTTTCTTCATCATTTGCCACATCCTCATTTACAGAATCAACATTTTTCAGCACAGAAATTACACCAGCGGGAGAGACAACGACTGCTGCCATTTTGAGTACAAGCCCCGACTCAACGGCCAATATAAGTGATGGACCAATGAGCACTTCTGCCCAGCAAACAAGTTCAACATCAGAGATGATTTCTTCCACTGCAACAACTGAAGCCACAAAAACAACTGAAGCTAGTACTATAGTATCTTTGGGCACAATAGACGTTGCAGAATCAGAGCCAACAGGTTTACCTATCACAAGCCTTCCGGTTGTTTCTTCATCATTAGCCACATCCTCGTTTATGGAATCACCATTTTTCAGTACAGCAATTTCACCTGTCTCAACTGATGCTTCATTACATACAGCTATGCAGTCGACTGAAAAatcaacaacagaaaaacaaacttCAAGCATAACACAAGTTTCTTCTACTTCTGTATTTGTAAGTACAATTACCCCAAATACTCAATAAACTACAACTACTTTCATTAACAATAACAACTGACCCTAATGttttctcatcaacaaagcagagcagcacatctggtcttttcCAAAGCACTTCTGGTTTTCCTGCAACATCCAGTGTACCAATTCCAACAAGTACCCCATTTAATCCTTGTAAAAATGGTGGCGTTTTAGTACCTGGGCATGACTGTAACTGTACAAAAAACTGGGAAGGCAAATATTGTGATAAACCTAAAACAATTATATCTGTAGGTAAGTGATTCCATTTTTTAATTAGAATATTTACTAAAGcatatgtcattttaaaataacaaacatttattaaacagTTCGATTTGTACTAAGAGTATGACAACTCTATTTGCGAGAGTAATATGgttgaagtaatatgattatatttaagattctgactatacttttgtatgtctttctttctttcatgataTATAGATTTTATTGATGTGACAATAGATGTTGTTGTCACAACTGACACAGTCTTCATAGAGGATTTCAGAAACACAAGTTCTCCAAAGTATAAACAATTTGTTAAAAACTTCACAATGGACGTAAGACcccttttaattattataattatttaaaatatgttatagCTATGTtgaatattctattctattattcttGCCATGTCAGTCTCCTAATTTATACCTATTGGATCCAAATTTGATTTATAGATGGAGAGAGTGTACAGAGCCAcagtgaaacattttaaaaacatcactGTTTTTCGGCTGAGGTAAGCATTGTTTCCACCATTAAAATGCAGGCAAAATGTAAAACTGCAAAATGTGGTGACTTGCATGAATGAGAGCTTGGCTCTGAAAGtatgcttttgttttttccaaGCATGGTTATTTATGTCAGTTGTAGAAGACTGTCTTGTCTACAGCTACTTTTATTTTTGACAAGCTGTTTAAGAAAAGAGAACAAAATCGTGGGACTGGACACATCTCATGGCACACCTCAATCACACTGTCCCACATAACCATCATTAATagttttctttttcaagaactttcatgttttctgtccattttagtTGCATGTTTActaaattcggctatgcaaaaaacacaAGTCAGGTAGGTACGGAATAATGagatcacaggtggcaagagtgatAATTGTGTactgaataaaacaacaaatttgcatattttcttatttttagatttgttcttgGAAATTAATTCTTGCAGTGCCACAGCAAATAATTTGTatgtttatctatttatttacatggctCTAGACTAACATTTAAGAGGGGCAGCACCAGTGTTAAATTCTACACATGGTCGCACCAGACCAACTGATAGAAAATTAGTTTTCTTTCacggtttctttctttttatcaggaatttgattaaaatacagtaatctgaagacaaacaaagcctTTTTCTACAATAAGTGGGCATTAGaaaagattttacacagaaggaaagtttCATTGTATCCATAGTTTTAACTGTAGCATTTGCAATAAGATCATATTAACCAAAAGTAAACGTAAAACCATGATTAGCAGTAAACCTAAAACAAATTACGgcatttttcataagaaaaacacatccagaaattaaattgtattctctCACTACTATATTGATACAGGTTCAtggtaaatattgttttaaatatctgtgatgtgtggattgaatcCTTACAATTTCTGTCTTTTCATTTTGTAGATTTCTCCTTTATTACTTTTCAATGCTGTTTAGAAAGTTGGGgccatttaatacaattttaaactggTTTAATCATTGACACATAATGGGatttcatagaggttttaaacaaataatcaatgccgTATTCGTGACCCGGCCTGTGCTTCTCGCACCTCTGTATATGATGATCTCCTCAGTGGAGCGCTCGAGACATGTAAATGCACATCTCTGCGCTGATCAGTCCATTTAGCATTGAGTATTTCTCAtacagaacaaaaaacaacagagcacaatcagagagtcagccaACTTTGTAGTCGCACCAATGTGACCTCTTGCAAAGTTTAATCACACTGTTAAGAAAAATGGTTGAAAAATTAGTCTCAGTCCAGAGCCCTGATTTTTTTTGCTGGAATCTGATCATTTttcacagcacacctgacaatctttcacggcacactagtgttgggaaacactggtctataTAATGCTTTACAGTTCTGTTTTCAGACCATACCAAtccaaatgatttttttttaaactttgattaatgatttattttcacttaccccTTGGGTTACAATTTGCACTGTGGGTTGTTAACAGGGGGTGTGGGTTGGGTAAAGAATGGCCACGGATTGCTTGCATTGACATTGAGGAGTAGTCTAATCAGCATTAGGCAATGGGGGTTAATTTTTGGCATGCTGGCAGTTATGAGATTTGACAAGCCAATTGCGCTATCCCCAATCCACACCCCCTAGTAATGGTACAGACCAAAGAGCAAATTGCAAGACACAAAAATGTAACACTAACAAGTAATTTATTCAAAAGAATTCTGAAGTCACAAATTAGAAAAAAGTTATATTCAAGAAAAGGGGAGCAAAGggcaatatttaattaatgaagtaactagtaaaaaaaaaaaaaaaaatatatataaatatatattttattagattATTGAGTTTGGATTGGTATGGACTtaaaacattttagatttgttaTAGTATTGATCAGACAATCATTATTCTCATCAGGACCTTGATTTGGGGGgaaataattattaaaacaatGATTGCACTAAGAGATATTTAGCCTATAACAAAACATGACCCCTACCAGAGCAATCACTTTATAACGTGATGGTTTATCAAGGTCTGAATAGCCAATGATGAAGGCTTGTACTGTAAGTGTCCAGAAACCTCAACCATTTGTATTTGAATTGTACACAAAGTTTTTATTATGAATCAGAATTGACCATACACTGTTAAAGGAGAACAATATGTTGTGTTATCCTATTGTAAGTTATCTGATTATCTAAACAGAACCTGATTTGCTGATGTtagctgaattaaaaaaaaaaaaaaaaacatcttacttTGTGttactttaacattttaattacattagcATGTCAGTGCAGAGACATGGATGTAAGCAACACAAATTATGATCTGGTCATATGGCTTCTTGTGCCTGTTTCAATAACATTCCAAACAATACAAGCTCAGGATCATTCACAAATGTTCTTGGTTAgaataaaattgtataaaacatttgaaatatcagtttcatgaaaataatatatttacttGTTCATCACAGACCAGGCAGTGTTATAGTGGAGCATAAAATTTTTGTGACCATAAGGAATGACAAAAATCTCACAATGATGGTTACTGAGAGCTTCAACGAAATAAAAGAAGCTCTTAATAAACTCAAGAACTGTACAACAGgtaaacaaatattataaatttatacagtattattaataGATATGTAATtgatataaaatgttttgttagatATTTAgcaaaaacaaactaacaaaaatctgttttttaatgGGCCTCTGCTAATTGGTGCAACATGTAACATTCTGCTGTTCCTTCATTCATAGGAGCTGATGGCTGTCCTCAGATTCCAATCATAGGTGACCCAGAGTATTTCCCACCTGAAATTGATCTAAGCTGTGAGTACATACATTCAAACCTTGGATAGAAATGCTATGTTGTAGGTACATTACATAAAATTGTCTGGATTTATCTTAACCTTTTCTCTCCTTTTAAtgtttttctccttttttattttgtatgtatttatttttcataacagCGGCATGTACTGGAGTCAATAATTTCAGTATTTATTACACACCATTTATGCAAGGAGGACAGATTATGTGCTGGTCAGTTTGTGATGTCAACCATCCAAGGTCAAAGAGCTGTAACACAGGAAAATGCCAACTAGAAGAAGAAAATGGTCCAGTTTGCATGTGAGACACATACACAATGACAACATAAGACAATTTTAGGCTGAAATAAATTAATGCTTAAAAGTATCAAAATGCTTCATGTTTGCTTTAAAATTTATCATTGTGATCACTAGCCTGTATTTTTGTTGAATATTGCAGTTGTGATGATGCATACTGGTATAGTATGTCAGAATGCAAAGGACGAATCAGGAAAAGAGACGTTTATGCTGGTGTGGGAACTGCGGTAGTATGCGTAGTGTGCTTAATTGTGCTATTTGGACTATATGTTATCTGGCAAAGTCGAAAGGCACGAAGGTAGGAACAAACCTTCAACAAACATGTTATTGTTCTCTTCACTGTCTGTAACATTTACATAGGGCTTGCTTTTTAATGTGATGCAATTCATCAGAAACAAAATACTGGTTTCTTAAAATATGGCTCTGTGACACCAATCAAATTCAAGTGTACCTTTCTCTTTGTATTTTCTCTAGGATGAAAGATAGTAAAGCTGAGCAATTAAATCAGTGGCTGGATGAAGAATTTGAGTGGCCCTCACGAGAGGGTTTGTGTGCTTCCTCTGTCCATTTACAAGGTAAATTTTAAAGATGTAATAAACTTATTTTGATCACGTTCAATAACGATACGAAGTATGaatgcttttatgtgttttgccGCTGTTTTTTTTGCACACTATGGAACACGGATGTGCCGTGCCCCTGAGAGAGATTTATCACAAAACATGTGAGAAGGTAGTAAAACAGTGGAATACGCACAGCAACTTGCAGAAAAAAGGCCTGCTGCCCTGAAGGCAAATTTTGGCAATAGGAACATTTTCCTAAAAAGTTGCCATGCCTACTGTTTAAGTGGCAGCCCACTCTTTCTCCATCTTATTTGAAATCGACAAGCACAGAGCATGTGCATTACTGTGCACTGCTAGCCACATGTACCGTGGGTGTCTGTAGTTATAAAACTGGATTGGTTCTGCAACATGTGTACAATTTCAGACATGAATGACACTGTATTAGAGGAAATAACAGTAAATATCCACACATTGATATTAACTCCCCAAAATCTTATTAGGCTAAAAGGAATAAGCTTTTGCTGTAGTTCAATACAATTTTGGGGTTTTAATATCAGTTCAGTCAGGTCCAGATTCGTCTTTACTTTTTGATACAATTATAGAATAGATAAGGCAAGATAGATATGCTCATCTAGAATGGCTGACAATGAGGAAAAAAGGAGACCACAGGGTTCATGCCAAGGAGGGGCTGGGGATGAAGGTGGGTGTGTAAATGCAACATGCCGTATGCAATGAGGCAGCTGTGAATTTAAAGAACACTATGTCAGTTCTCTAAACTTGATTGGTACACATCATAATAATGGGCATGCCGTTTCAAGCTGACTGTCATGGTCTGTCTGAACTAACGCAATGCTTGATTGTGcagatatttttattgtttttcctcattttgcGGCACTGTGTCCAAAATTCACAacctttttatgtatttttgtggaTATGCATTATTTCTCCATGATGTTGTTTTATTCTCATTAGCAGGGGATAATAACAGCTCTGAAGGCGGTGGCCTGTTTGGTTTGGATTTAAATGGTGACACTGCTGCTAGCTCTTCAAATTCAGACCTGATGTCACCTCACTACAGTGCTCAGACAATACAAGTTGAAACAAGGCCAGATACAATATATTTTGACTACAGTTCACATGATGGGATGAATGGAAGTATGACAAGTGGGGCACCGACTTTGCTTATCCAACAAGAACTCAACATTGAcaacacagacagacacttaCATGCACAGGTAGGTGTGAAGAGACAATGTAGTAAAAGCAGTTTAAAATTGTTCTGCGAGAAATAATATCAACTAGTAAACCAGTTTCTTAACTGACTGTAATGATCTATATGCACTCTTGAGAAATTTTCAGTGTATTTTTTCCTCTCTCCACAGACTAGACAGCCCCAGCTTGGAGATTATACAGAGATCTAGTTACACACCACTCTAATGTTTGaacacaatacaaatacaaacagacAGCTGATAGAACCACGAAGAACAAGCCTTCTCTACTGATGAACAAATAACTATAATCCCCTCAAATTTATCAGAgctaataataatagaaatatacAAATTTAATAAGTAGGTTTATTTATACCTGTTTAAACGTGTATACTCtttgaaaaatgtacatatttttctcACTAGTACTATAAACATGCTATTTAATATTCTATCATTAGtctaatatttaatgtttttattttaaagttatttaatgTTAAACTTCACTTTACTATTTTGTCTTTGTCCAATGTAATGcactgtaataataaaataactttaatgGAACATTCTTGAATGTCATTTCAGTTGCAGTGAAACATGCATCTTTTATGCACACACATCCAGAACAACACAAAGAGAACAGTTGCCCATGTATTGAACATCAAAGCAAAACATACAAGGCACAAAGAACATTGATAGGCTCAATGGTTCAAAACTGAATGAGCCTGGCTAAGCACATCATTTCTTAAACTCCAGGGACTGTCTTTTCAGCAATGTGACTGGAACCAACAAAGGATTTAGAGGACAGATGCCAGCAGAAGCCCAGTCTTCTTTGTCTATTGCTTTTTCCGTGACCGATGACTGACTGGTTTGATCTTCAGAGGGACAACAGGCTCCAGTAGCCGTCCTATGTTGTTTTGTTAATGCAGTAGAATCTACTATATTAGCATGAGAGAAGCATGTCCTGTTAATGCTGGAAGAGGATGGTGGCATTATCACAGGTTTGGAGAGTTGTGCGTGTAACTGAAGCAGGTGATGTTGAAGTTCCTTGCAGTCCAATAAAGGGAGCTCCTCAGGCAAACACATCAGCATATCCAAAAGCACAGCACTCTCTGTGAAAAAAATAGCAGATGGAATTTGTCGAAAATCAGAGAAAGAATAaaagaaagcttttttttttggctttaccTAACTTCTAAATCCTTGGCAGATTGTGTAAAATGCCTTTGGAGACTATGATGTACTTCAATAAATCATAATACAATATATGCTAAATGTAATTAACAATACATACCCATTGAAGTAAGGGCTGAATTGCATGTTTTATAATCAATGTCATTTATAAATCGATAAATCTTGTCAAAATTGACAATACACTTCAGCACTCTGGGTCTGTGTAGACAATCTTGATCTGACAGTTCCAACTGAGCTGGACTGTGCGTTTTTGATGGTAAGGAGGCCGATGGTGATACTGGACCAGTGGAAACCAGACTGAATTCTGTTAGCTTTTGCTCAGACTCCAGCTGACTTGGGCTTTTTGTCAAATGTGAGGATTTTGGTATGGGTGTTTTAGATGCGTTAGCCTCTAAAAGTGAACTGCTTGATGCATTATCAAGCTGGAATTTGATAGTATGATCAACAGCATTGAAACTAGTGTCAGAAGAGTCTAATATGGTTGAAGAACTGATATTTGGGCTTATTCCTGAACCGGAAGGCTGTGAGGAAGTTTTAGGGTTCTGACTAGGCAAGACTGTGACTTCAGGACTGGTAGAAAGGAGGGAAGACCAAGGTTGTGCATTAGGCTTTGGCCTGATGAGAACAGGGTGAACACTGGCGTAAGCAGCTGTTTGGATAGTGATAGAGTGTGGAGGATCCGAGTGCATCAGGCTGCAGGGCTCTGTGGCAGCAATTTCTAGCATCtgatgaaagtaaaaaaaaaaaaaaaaaaaacagtaatgatTACCTGATAAAGAggattaaaaatattatataagatattatatttcatctGCTATCTGAGTCAAAGCAATAAAGTTATACATTTTCCAATAAAACTGATTACAAAGTTTGAAATTGTTTGTTCTTTAGGTGTGCTCTTTATGATCATGTTCTATAAATAGGAGTCCAAGTATTCAAATCTTAAGATAATGATAGTTAATTCCTGATATTATCGACTGTGGTGCAAGGATTATAATAcaattgtgaaaaacaaaagtAGATTAATTCAAGAACCACATCTCTTTATTTGACTTGCTTAAGCATTGTGGCTCCACTGCTTCTCTAGAAACCCCAAGTATTCTACTGTAAAACAAACTGCTTCTATCTACTTTTATTTGAACTAAACGCCACTCTTGGTCCATCTGTTTTTCTCTCAGACTACCTTCTTGATTCTTTGTGGTTTCATTGAAATATCTTATACAGACCTGGGAAAAGGCAGACGTAATTGTCTTTTCATGGGATCCTGAGATGTTCTGTACCAGCTCTGCCCAGGATTCAATTGGAACTTTAGCCCTGCGCTCCTCTCTCCTCTGATTCTGGACCTGCAGATACACCCTCTGCACCACGCGGGACTTCAATGATTTTATCAAGTCCTCAATCTAAAACCAGGCAGTACAAACAGCTACATTACAATGGACATCTGCTCCAACTTCAGCATCAGTGGTATACAGTGTGGCACAAAGGAGCCTACCTCTTGGAGAGAATGTTGGGGCACTCTTTTTTGAAGCTCAGTCAAATCTAGTTCAGATTCAAAATTCAGCTGCTGCTTCAAACCATGCAAAAAGATCTGTTGATCTTTGCGATTCCATCCTTTGCAGAAAGATCTGACGCTCACAGTCTGTTTTGGTTCAGTAGCCTTTAGTTGAAAGCGTGATGGTTCAATACGGCGACGAGATGGAGGTTTCATTGTTGCtggttagatatttttttttagaagtcaTGCCCCATGTACTTAATTACCTGCGTAGCAAAGGGGAAATATCAACACTTAATTAAAAATTACCATTCAGTTACCTTATTCAGACAGCAaagtatatattcatatacaaatatatatagttttatatactGGTGTTTCTACAGGGGGGAAATGATGTCCAACAAAGACATTCTGTTCAAGATATTTACCTTGagttttcttttttcccttcaaacatcacttgtctcatatttcatctcaagcaagCTCTTTTCATAGATATCTTTGTTGACTTAGTAAACAAGT
It encodes the following:
- the snapc2 gene encoding snRNA-activating protein complex subunit 2, which encodes MKPPSRRRIEPSRFQLKATEPKQTVSVRSFCKGWNRKDQQIFLHGLKQQLNFESELDLTELQKRVPQHSLQEIEDLIKSLKSRVVQRVYLQVQNQRREERRAKVPIESWAELVQNISGSHEKTITSAFSQMLEIAATEPCSLMHSDPPHSITIQTAAYASVHPVLIRPKPNAQPWSSLLSTSPEVTVLPSQNPKTSSQPSGSGISPNISSSTILDSSDTSFNAVDHTIKFQLDNASSSSLLEANASKTPIPKSSHLTKSPSQLESEQKLTEFSLVSTGPVSPSASLPSKTHSPAQLELSDQDCLHRPRVLKCIVNFDKIYRFINDIDYKTCNSALTSMESAVLLDMLMCLPEELPLLDCKELQHHLLQLHAQLSKPVIMPPSSSSINRTCFSHANIVDSTALTKQHRTATGACCPSEDQTSQSSVTEKAIDKEDWASAGICPLNPLLVPVTLLKRQSLEFKK